A stretch of the Alnus glutinosa chromosome 6, dhAlnGlut1.1, whole genome shotgun sequence genome encodes the following:
- the LOC133870305 gene encoding uncharacterized protein LOC133870305 has protein sequence MEEVRRASHAGSWYTDNPKKLAEELEGWLKASGVEKSPDVRGVIAPHAGYSYSGRAAAYAFGNIDPTKISRVFLLGPSHHYYTPKCALSTATVYKTPIGDLPIDLEVNEELKATGKFEIMDIRVDEAEHSMEMHLPYLAKVFEGHQVKVVPILVGALSAENEALYGQLLAKYVDDPNNFFSVSSDFCHWGSRFNYVHYDKKHGAIYKSIESLDKMGMDIIETGDPDAFKQYLSKYDNTICGRHPISVFLHMLRNCSTKIKVKFLRYEQSSQCKSMRDSSVSYASAAAKVDA, from the exons ATGGAGGAAGTCAGAAGAGCATCCCATGCTGGTTCTTGGTACACTGACAATC CCAAGAAATTAGCGGAAGAGCTTGAAGGATGGCTGAAGGCGTCTGGCGTGGAAAAATCTCCTGATGTAAGAGGTGTAATTGCTCC CCATGCAGGTTACTCATATTCAGGTCGAGCTGCTGCCTATGCATTTGGAAACATAGATCCAACAAAGAT TTCTCGGGTGTTCCTTCTTGGTCCATCTCATCACTATTATACTCCAAAATGTGCTCTTTCAACAGCAACAGTTTACAAGACGCCCATAGGGGACCTCCCTATTGATTTGGAAG TCAATGAGGAGCTAAAAGCTActggaaaatttgaaattatggATATTCGTGTTGATGAGGCTGAACATAGCATGGAAATGCACTTGCCATATCTTGCTAAAGTGTTTGAGGG GCACCAGGTAAAAGTTGTACCCATCTTGGTTGGTGCTCTTAGTGCCGAAAATGAAGCCTTGTATGGACAGCTGCTTGCCAAATATGTGGACGATCCAAATAATTTCTTCTCTGTGTCCTCAGATTTTTGTCATTGGGGTTCTCG GTTCAATTACGTGCACTATGACAAGAAACATGGGGCAATATACAAATCTATCGAGTCCTTGGACAAGATGGGCATGGATATAATAGAGACAGGAGATCCAGATGCTTTCAAGCAATATCTGTCGAAATATGACAACACCATTTGTGGACGCCATCCCATTAGCGTTTTCCTCCAT ATGCTGAGGAACTGCTCGACCAAGATAAAGGTCAAATTTCTGCGGTACGAGCAGTCAAGTCAATGCAAAAGTATGAGAGACAGCAGCGTGAGTTATGCATCTGCAGCAGCGAAGGTGGATGCTTGA
- the LOC133870611 gene encoding protein PHOX1-like produces MGKPTGKKKNQLEQKPGNANGKPSKPSDRTSKAMDEDTAIFINMSQELKEEGTKLFQKRDHEGAMLKYEKALKLLPRNHIDVAHLRCNMAACYMQLGLGEYPRAINECNLALEVSQRYSKALLKRARCYEALNRLDLALRDVNTVLNMEPNNLVALEIVERLRKTLSEKGIDADEKVIGLTHVEQPSALKLGKVVKGKLKRKKNKKDELKAEDKVVVQEKVSAVKDKEVITKMVEEEKVVVEPVKEEKVVTKIVKLVFGEDIRLGQLPVNCSMKLVREMVQDKFPGLKGGLVKYRDQEGDLVTITTTDELRLAESSGDSEGSLRLYVAEVSADQEPVIEGMDNEEEVLDNDRKSSNLVENEDVGNGYEVERGLTSIEDWIIQFARLFKNHVGFDSDSYLDLHELGMKLYSEAMEDTVTNEDAQELFEMAADKFQEMAALALFNWGNVHLSRARKRVFLSEDSSRESVLEQIKAAYEWAHKEYVKAEKKYEEALKIKPDFYEGYLALGQQQFEQAKLCWYYAVGRKAELETGPSSEVLQLYNKAEESMEKGMLMLEEMEEQRLNGLSKSEKYEENLQKMGLDGLFQDISAEEAAEQAANMKSQIYLLWGTLLYERSIVEYKLELPTWEECLEVAVEKFELAGASPTDVAVMVKNHCSNETALEGLGFKIDEIIQAWNEMYDAKRWQFGVPSFRLEPLFRRRVPKLHSVLEHA; encoded by the exons ATGGGAAAGCCaacagggaagaagaagaaccagctAGAACAGAAGCCTGGCAATGCAAACGGTAAGCCAAGCAAGCCCTCCGACCGAACCTCGAAAGCCATGGATGAGGACACAGCAATCTTCATCAACATGTCCCAAGAGCTCAAAGAAGAAGGTACCAAACTCTTTCAAAAGCGTGACCATGAGGGCGCCATGTTGAAATATGAAAAGGCCCTCAAACTCTTACCTAGGAATCACATTGATGTTGCACATCTGCGTTGCAATATGGCTGCTTGTTATATGCAATTGGGTCTCGGTGAGTACCCTCGAGCAATCAATGAATGCAATTTAGCTTTAGAAGTGTCGCAGAGATATAGTAAAGCACTGTTGAAGAGAGCCAGGTGTTATGAGGCTTTGAATCGATTGGATTTGGCGTTGAGAGATGTTAATACTGTTTTGAATATGGAACCTAATAATCTTGTGGCTTTGGAGATTGTGGAGAGGTTGAGAAAGACGTTGAGCGAAAAGGGTATTGATGCTGATGAGAAAGTGATTGGTTTGACTCATGTGGAGCAGCCCAGTGCTTTAAAGTTGGGTAAAGTGGTGAAAGGGAAattaaaaaggaagaagaataagaaagatGAGTTGAAGGCAGAGGATAAGGTGGTTGTGCAAGAGAAGGTGAGTGCTGTTAAGGATAAGGAAGTGATTACGAAGATGGTGGAGGAAGAGAAAGTAGTTGTGGAGCCTgttaaggaagaaaaagtggttaCAAAGATAGTGAAGTTGGTGTTTGGGGAGGATATTAGGTTGGGGCAGTTACCAGTTAATTGTAGCATGAAGTTGGTAAGGGAGATGGTTCAGGATAAGTTTCCAGGACTGAAGGGTGGTCTTGTGAAGTACAGGGATCAAGAGGGTGATTTGGTTACAATCACTACTACGGATGAGCTGAGGTTGGCTGAATCATCTGGTGACTCAGAAGGGTCTCTGAGGCTGTATGTTGCAGAAGTAAGTGCTGATCAGGAGCCGGTCATTGAGGGAATGGACAATGAGGAGGAGGTGCTTGATAATGATAGAAAATCAAGTAATCTTGTTGAAAATGAGGATGTGGGGAACGGCTATGAAGTTGAAAGAGGGTTGACTTCTATTGAGGACTGGATTATACAGTTTGCACGACTGTTCAAGAACCATGTTGGGTTCGATTCTGATTCGTACTTGGATCTGCATGAACTAGGCATGAAGCTATACTCAGAGGCTATGGAGGACACTGTGACAAATGAGGATGCTCAAGAACTGTTTGAAATGGCTGCTGATAAGTTCCAAGAGATGGCAGCTTTGGCATTGTTCAATTGGGGGAATGTTCACTTGTCCAGGGCAAGGAAGCGGGTATTCCTTTCAGAAGATAGTTCGAGGGAATCTGTACTTGAGCAGATTAAGGCTGCATATGAATGGGCACATAAAGAGTATGTGAAGGCTGAAAAGAAGTATGAAGAAGCTCTGAAAATCAAACCAGACTTCTATGAAGGTTATCTTGCACTTGGGCAACAGCAATTTGAGCAGGCAAAGCTCTGTTGGTACTATGCAGTTGGGAGAAAGGCTGAGTTAGAGACTGGGCCTTCCTCAGAGGTCTTACAGCTATATAATAAGGCTGAAGAAAGCATGGAGAAAGGCATGCTGATGTTGGAGGAGATGGAGGAGCAGCGTCTAAATGGACTCTCCAAATCAGagaaatatgaagaaaatttgcagaaaatggGGTTGGATGGTCTATTTCAAGATATTTCTGCTGAGGAAGCTGCAGAGCAGGCTGCGAACATGAAATCGCAGATATACCTCTTATGGGGCACCTTGCTTTATGAGCGTTCAATTGTGGAATATAAGCTAGAATTACCAACTTGGGAAGAATGTTTAGAGGTTGCGGTTGAGAAGTTTGAACTTGCGGGAGCTTCTCCAACAGATGTAGCTGTTATGGTAAAGAACCATTGTTCCAATGAAACGGCCTTGGAAG GTCTTGGATTCAAAATTGATGAGATAATACAAGCCTGGAATGAGATGTACGATGCTAAGAGGTGGCAGTTCGGTGTTCCATCTTTTCGGCTTGAACCATTGTTTCGTAGGCGGGTTCCAAAGCTTCATTCTGTCTTGGAGCAtgcttga